In the genome of Opitutia bacterium KCR 482, one region contains:
- a CDS encoding CerR family C-terminal domain-containing protein, protein MIEKNYVAELSEGVCSDAKAKIIKAAIEEFATYPLSAARTRSIAATAGVNHAAISYYFGGKNELYYETVRQLADYIHIYMADYFARGAEIGKTKSAADAKKLILDFVMSRVCVDSKSDALLRNTIMIITREEMYPTKAFDVIYEKIIFPSMNLLSEMLAVCTRGKSFGEQACILAHMLLGQIMLFNSARLGFKRAIGWKSFGDAEYKKVESVFSATLEKIIS, encoded by the coding sequence ATGATTGAAAAAAATTATGTTGCCGAATTGTCCGAGGGCGTTTGTTCCGACGCAAAGGCAAAGATAATAAAGGCGGCGATTGAGGAGTTCGCGACCTATCCGCTGTCGGCGGCGCGTACGCGCAGCATTGCCGCCACCGCGGGCGTCAATCACGCCGCAATCAGCTACTATTTCGGCGGGAAAAACGAGCTTTATTACGAGACAGTCAGGCAGCTTGCCGACTACATTCACATCTACATGGCGGACTATTTTGCGCGGGGCGCGGAAATCGGAAAGACGAAATCGGCGGCGGACGCAAAGAAGCTCATACTCGATTTCGTGATGAGCCGCGTTTGCGTCGATTCGAAGTCGGACGCGCTTTTGCGCAACACAATAATGATTATCACGCGCGAGGAAATGTACCCCACAAAGGCGTTCGACGTAATCTACGAAAAAATAATCTTTCCGTCTATGAACCTGCTTTCCGAAATGCTTGCGGTGTGCACGCGCGGCAAAAGTTTCGGCGAGCAGGCTTGCATTCTCGCCCACATGCTTTTGGGGCAGATTATGCTCTTCAATTCGGCGAGGCTCGGATTCAAGCGCGCCATCGGCTGGAAGTCTTTCGGCGACGCCGAGTACAAAAAGGTGGAGAGCGTGTTTTCCGCCACTCTCGAAAAAATCATTTCTTAG
- a CDS encoding MFS transporter — protein MCKNSRILNRIAVGALFFNQGLVFSAWATRIPDFKASLNLDDATLGSILFAIPLGQMSVMMLSGWLVAKFSSAKIVRIAGVLYPAMLFAMTCADSISTLFAALFLFGISANMSNISINTQAVDVERIYGRSVMASFHGLWSLAGFSGGVLSALLVGFNVGVLPHYIGVNVFTFVSLLLASRYFVVEDFAPEADTRTRSFWRPTPFILFLGVIAFSCMSCEGAMFDWSVIFFRDVVGTPPDTSRIGFISFMSAMATGRFVADFLINRFGHLAVLRISGVLIAAGMATAISYPSAITGALGFLLVGFGVSSVVPTCYSLAGRSRRMPSGMAIAVVSTVGFFGFLLFPPIIGYIAHVSSLRFSFALMGAVGIFVTIVSPVLRSRVEN, from the coding sequence ATGTGCAAAAATAGTCGGATATTAAACAGAATTGCGGTGGGCGCGCTTTTCTTCAATCAGGGCTTGGTTTTTTCGGCATGGGCGACGCGCATTCCCGATTTCAAGGCGTCGCTGAACCTCGACGACGCCACGTTGGGCTCTATACTCTTTGCTATTCCGCTCGGGCAGATGTCGGTGATGATGTTGTCGGGCTGGCTTGTGGCGAAGTTTTCGAGCGCGAAGATTGTCCGCATTGCGGGCGTGCTGTACCCCGCGATGCTTTTTGCGATGACTTGCGCCGACTCAATCTCGACGCTTTTCGCCGCGCTTTTCCTCTTCGGGATTTCCGCGAACATGTCGAACATTTCAATCAACACGCAGGCGGTGGACGTCGAGCGCATCTACGGGCGTTCGGTGATGGCGTCGTTCCACGGGTTGTGGAGTTTGGCGGGCTTTTCCGGCGGCGTTTTGAGCGCGTTGCTTGTGGGCTTCAACGTCGGCGTGCTGCCGCACTACATAGGGGTGAACGTGTTTACATTCGTCTCGCTGCTGCTTGCCTCGCGCTACTTCGTTGTCGAGGATTTCGCGCCGGAGGCCGACACCCGCACGCGGAGCTTTTGGCGTCCGACGCCCTTCATTCTCTTCTTGGGAGTGATTGCGTTTTCTTGCATGAGCTGCGAGGGCGCGATGTTCGATTGGAGCGTAATTTTCTTCCGCGACGTCGTGGGAACGCCTCCCGACACAAGCAGAATCGGCTTCATTTCGTTCATGTCGGCGATGGCTACGGGGCGGTTTGTCGCCGACTTCCTGATAAACCGCTTCGGGCACTTGGCGGTTTTGCGGATAAGCGGCGTGCTGATTGCCGCGGGCATGGCGACGGCGATTTCGTATCCGAGCGCGATAACGGGCGCGTTGGGATTTCTGCTTGTGGGCTTCGGGGTGTCGTCGGTAGTGCCCACATGTTATAGTCTGGCGGGGCGTTCGCGCAGAATGCCGTCGGGCATGGCGATTGCGGTCGTTTCGACAGTCGGATTTTTCGGATTCCTGCTTTTCCCGCCGATTATCGGCTACATAGCGCACGTTTCGAGTTTGAGGTTTTCGTTCGCGCTGATGGGAGCGGTCGGAATTTTCGTGACGATAGTTTCGCCCGTGCTGCGCTCGCGCGTGGAAAATTAG